One candidate division WOR-3 bacterium DNA segment encodes these proteins:
- a CDS encoding thioredoxin family protein codes for MSLLDDNVKNEIKKVFEGLKEPVKLVVFTQESPIVMPTIECENCKDNRILMEELAGLSDKLKIEVYDFLKDKDKVEKYKIDKIPANVIEGDIDYGIRFFGMPAGYEFSTLIETIKFVSSRDTGLNAEVKEKLKTLTKPIHIRVFVTLTCPYCPQAAVTAFKFAMENQLITAETINAQEFPHLSQRYNVFAVPKTVVNENIQFEGALPETLFAEKVLSSQ; via the coding sequence TTGCTTGATGATAATGTAAAGAATGAAATAAAAAAAGTCTTTGAAGGACTCAAAGAGCCGGTTAAACTTGTTGTCTTCACCCAGGAATCGCCTATCGTTATGCCCACAATTGAGTGCGAAAATTGCAAAGACAACAGAATTCTGATGGAGGAACTCGCGGGTTTGAGTGATAAACTCAAGATTGAGGTGTATGACTTTTTGAAGGATAAAGATAAGGTTGAAAAATACAAAATTGATAAAATTCCTGCCAATGTCATTGAAGGTGATATTGATTATGGAATAAGATTCTTTGGGATGCCTGCCGGCTATGAATTTTCCACATTGATCGAAACAATCAAATTTGTTTCTTCGCGAGATACAGGGTTGAATGCTGAGGTAAAAGAGAAATTGAAAACTTTGACCAAGCCCATCCATATCCGTGTATTTGTAACCCTGACTTGCCCATATTGTCCCCAGGCTGCGGTAACTGCATTTAAATTTGCTATGGAAAATCAACTCATTACTGCGGAGACGATAAATGCCCAGGAATTTCCACATCTGAGTCAGCGTTATAATGTCTTTGCCGTGCCAAAAACAGTGGTCAATGAAAATATCCAATTTGAAGGGGCGTTGCCTGAGACTCTTTTCGCCGAAAAGGTCTTAAGTTCACAATAA
- a CDS encoding ferritin-like domain-containing protein, which translates to MASKELLDLMNRAIARELQVAIQYMWQHVQWVGIKGFAVKDELKKISITEMKHAEAIAERLNYLGGKPTTKPEPINVGNTLKEMIEQDKKDEEGAIKLYKEIIEKARKEGDEVTRKLFEGILTDEEEHHDTFSTLLEEI; encoded by the coding sequence ATGGCTTCAAAAGAACTTCTTGATTTAATGAATCGGGCGATTGCCCGTGAACTTCAGGTTGCCATTCAATATATGTGGCAACATGTCCAATGGGTAGGTATCAAGGGATTTGCCGTTAAAGACGAATTGAAAAAAATTTCAATTACCGAGATGAAACATGCTGAAGCGATTGCGGAAAGATTGAATTATCTCGGTGGCAAGCCCACAACAAAACCAGAACCGATAAATGTTGGAAATACTCTTAAAGAGATGATCGAACAAGATAAAAAGGACGAGGAAGGAGCAATTAAACTCTATAAAGAGATAATTGAAAAAGCACGAAAAGAAGGTGATGAGGTAACACGCAAACTGTTTGAGGGTATCTTGACCGACGAAGAAGAACACCACGATACATTTTCCACGCTGCTTGAAGAAATATAG
- a CDS encoding sulfurtransferase TusA family protein encodes MEGDLHLEKMAPNPTAVVDCVGLFCPQPIFQTRQALDKLKSGEILELLADDPAAEEDIKAFCKRTGNELLSVEKNGGILKFLIRKT; translated from the coding sequence ATGGAAGGGGATTTGCATTTAGAAAAAATGGCACCCAACCCGACTGCAGTTGTTGATTGTGTGGGGCTATTCTGTCCTCAGCCAATCTTTCAGACCAGACAGGCACTTGATAAACTAAAATCAGGCGAAATTCTTGAACTTCTCGCTGATGACCCTGCTGCAGAAGAAGACATAAAGGCATTCTGCAAGCGAACCGGCAATGAACTCTTAAGTGTTGAGAAAAACGGTGGTATTTTGAAATTTCTAATTCGC